ATCTTTAATTTCCACCCAATAGTTTCCGGGACAAAGCCCTGTAATTGTATTTGTAGCGCTTGCAGTGCTGATCGTTTGTGAACCATTGTTCCATACATAACTAAATGGCACAGTACCGCATGTGATGTTAACAGTAGCTGTGCCATTGCATACACACGATGTAGAATTTACCTGCGATTGGGTTTCCTGCATTCTATCCGGAACAAACTTATAAAGAGTACCATCATCAGAACCTCCAAATGTATTGTCGAAATATGCACCCGCGCCGGGGTCAAGAAGCGGAGGAAATGCAAGAGTGGATTGCCATTCACCAACAATATATAAATTACCATTTATGTCAAAATCCATAAAAGGGCGGGCTTCCCAACCATCTCCGCCCAAATAACTGGCCCATTTCAAAATACCTGCATTGCTGAACTCGGCAATATAATGATCACATGTATAAGGAAAACTACCCGGCGAAAAGTTAGTTGCTCCGTTAAAAGTGTTGTCAAAATATCCGCATCCCGGATTTAACGTTGGAAGATTATCGGATGTTGAAGCAAACAAAAGATAAACATTATCGCATTTGTCAACATCAACCTGCGCCCCTGTATTTGTAGCACTTGGATTTGAATTAAAAATGTCAAACAGGTCTTCCCATCCATTGCCTCCATAAAATGTTGACCATTGCAAAATACCCGCAGCAGAAAATTTTGCAATAAATACATCTGATCCGAATCCGGCATTTACAAATTGAAAATACGCGCCTCCTCCGGGATCCTTTAATCCTGTAGTAGGTGTCAGATTACTTGCATGACCAGCTACAAAAATATTATCGTTTGAATCGGTTACAACAGACGTAATTTGTCCGAATGGCATAAAACCTGTTGCCCATAACAGAATACCCGTACCGGAAAACTTCAGCAAAAATCCATTCTTATTAGAACCCAAAGCTGCTTCATTAAAGGCTCCTCCCCAGGCCTTAATAGGGAAATTAACCTGTGAACTCGTACACCCAACCACTATTATATTTCCATTGCTGTCAATAGTAATATCTTCCCCCCAATCTCCTCCGCCGATAGTTGAAAACCAAGGGCCTCCTCCGTAATAAGTGGACCAAATCAGATTTGTTGCACTTGAAAATTTAACAATAAAAATATCTCCCTCCCAATATCCAAAACTTCCATTGCCATTCTGGGTATTATCATAATATGCTCCTCCCCAGGCCTGAGTAGGAAAGTTTGTTGATTTTGTATAGCCGGTCAGATAAATATTTCCACTATTATCAACGGTAATTGCCTGCGTAACATCCGCGGCGCTGCCTCCATAATAAGTTGACCAATTCAAAACCCCGGTGTTCGTAAATTTTAAAATAAAAAAATCCTGTACCCCGTTAAAGGTATTGTCAAAATATCCTCCGGCATTAAGCGTTGGAATTCCGGCTCCTGCGGTGAATCCGGCAATATATACATTACCTGTGTTGTCTATGGCAAGGTCGATCCCTTCTTCCCGACTCGGACTTCCAAAATATGTTGACCATAGCATTGCTCCGACTGCCGAAAATTTAACAATAAATACATCGCCATTACCTCCACCAAATGTTCCCTTATAGTATGTTCCGGAATTTAAAGTAGGAAAACCATTGTTTGCAGCATACCCAACCATAAAAACATTACCGGCAGCATCACACTCAACTCCCATTGCGCCTTCCACACTTACACCCCCAACATAAGTTGCCCATACCAGTTGGGGATCGATTATAAGTGTTTGTGAGGGATCGTATTTACCAACTTCTATACTAACCTGATAAGAAAACCCTCCTATAATCTTCTTATTCGTTTGCCTTCTTTTATAGTGCGAGGATATTTCCTTAGACCCATCTTCCTGAAAGCAAAGAAGTCTTCCTTCATTTATTTTTCCCAGTTCATTCTCAAAAATAATTTCATCCCTTTTCATTTGCAATTTTCCGCTTCCTTCGTAAATGAATTTTACCTGATTAGGATCCGCATTAGGGTGAACAATAAAATCATGCTTAAGTCCCCCTGATACTATAGAGCTTTGATTATCTCTTTCAGATGAAAAGTTTGTGTATAATACCCAATCTATGCCGGGATATACTTCATGAATAATAATTTTGGAGT
This window of the Bacteroidota bacterium genome carries:
- a CDS encoding SBBP repeat-containing protein, which translates into the protein MKDRNYCFLVALFIIGNLFAGNNKITDPQIKARANEWLSEQTALGFIENKGQMADINGEPAPYVLFKTELPGLIIWVTTSGLTYQFLKSEEEKDQKERENIGSANSKVKQEDEFSGAWQRVDMTLQGASIKKENIITEGDITQGEVNYHLSHCPNGILNVKTYSKIIIHEVYPGIDWVLYTNFSSERDNQSSIVSGGLKHDFIVHPNADPNQVKFIYEGSGKLQMKRDEIIFENELGKINEGRLLCFQEDGSKEISSHYKRRQTNKKIIGGFSYQVSIEVGKYDPSQTLIIDPQLVWATYVGGVSVEGAMGVECDAAGNVFMVGYAANNGFPTLNSGTYYKGTFGGGNGDVFIVKFSAVGAMLWSTYFGSPSREEGIDLAIDNTGNVYIAGFTAGAGIPTLNAGGYFDNTFNGVQDFFILKFTNTGVLNWSTYYGGSAADVTQAITVDNSGNIYLTGYTKSTNFPTQAWGGAYYDNTQNGNGSFGYWEGDIFIVKFSSATNLIWSTYYGGGPWFSTIGGGDWGEDITIDSNGNIIVVGCTSSQVNFPIKAWGGAFNEAALGSNKNGFLLKFSGTGILLWATGFMPFGQITSVVTDSNDNIFVAGHASNLTPTTGLKDPGGGAYFQFVNAGFGSDVFIAKFSAAGILQWSTFYGGNGWEDLFDIFNSNPSATNTGAQVDVDKCDNVYLLFASTSDNLPTLNPGCGYFDNTFNGATNFSPGSFPYTCDHYIAEFSNAGILKWASYLGGDGWEARPFMDFDINGNLYIVGEWQSTLAFPPLLDPGAGAYFDNTFGGSDDGTLYKFVPDRMQETQSQVNSTSCVCNGTATVNITCGTVPFSYVWNNGSQTISTASATNTITGLCPGNYWVEIKDAACIVNRDTVYYTITGSSGTLTVAASATPAGCVTPGTATAIPTGGTGPYTYSWSSPVAQTTSTATGLIGGVYTITVTDAAGCKTARTVSVTQPILTVAATTNPGACNINNGSATATASGGVSPYIYTWSNNAAGQTATGLAAGNYTVLVTDVNGCTATHAINITQTTPVVTLNTTNSACGGMVYLEAIVSGGVMPYTYAWSTGGSSTPSIAVNAPGTYSVTVSDGSGCTSVKTINVAAIPPYPAIATFAQSPGGNICTGTTVNFTNTGTAPGTGVTYYWLLNPGYLFYGSPENFSYTFLSTGTYSVSHTVTNGGCSATVVSNIVVVNCTGPTVTTTGSSVCPGTCASVTSSGAGGTSPYNNCNKYNV